The Gemmatimonas aurantiaca T-27 DNA segment GTCGTTGCCGCCGTGGGACAATGCCGGCATGGACGGTTTTGCGGTGCGCCGTGATGACGTGACCGGCGCATCGCCCGACGCGCCGTGCGTGCTTTCGGTGATCGGCACCAGTGTGGCGGGCAGCGACCCGTCGACACTTCCGCGACTGCAGCCGGGCAGCGCGGTACGCATCATGACCGGCGCACCCATTCCCCCGGGTGCCGATGTGGTGATTCGTGTGGAGGACACCACCGAACACCTGACTCCATCGCACGACGGCCATGTGCGCATCGTGAATGACCGCGATGCACAGGGGCGCGGCAATGTGCGTCCACGAGGGGAGGACGTGACGCGTGATGCCATCCTGTTTGCCCCCGGAACATCGATTCGCGCGGCGCATCTTGGCCTGCTGGCATCGGTGGGAAAAGCCACGGTACGAGTGTACCGCGCGCCGCGTGTGACCGTGCTCTCGAGCGGCGATGAGCTGGTGCCCGTGGAGAGCTTCGATCAGGTATTGGCCGGCCAGCGGATTGTTTCGTCCAGCAGCTATGCCCTGCCCGCGCTGCTGCGCAGTGCCGGCGCCGAGGTGACAATGGCGCCCCTCGTGCCGGATTCGCTCGACGCGATGACGGCGGCTATGGATGCTGCGGTACGGGACGGATGCGATCTGCTGGTGACCACAGGTGGCGTGTCGGTGGGCGCACACGACTACACACGTGACGCCCTCATGGCACTGGGCGGTGAACAACAGTTCTGGCGCGCCCGCATCCGCCCTGGTGGACCCATTGGCACCGGTCAGGTACGCGGTGTGCCGTGGATCGGCCTTCCCGGTAATCCCGTATCCACGCTGGTCACGGGCATGCTCTTCGCCTGGCCATTGTTGCGTCAATTGGGCGGACATCACACCACGTGCCACGTGAAACTGCCAGTGCGCATGAGCGAATCGCTCGAGACACCGGCATCGCTCACGTATTTCCTGCGCGGCCGTCTCGTGGTGGCACACGACGGCCAACTCGAAGCGAGCAGCACTGGAGCGCAGGGTTCGAATCTGCAACAGAGTATGGCCCATGCCGATGCCCTGATCGTCGTGCCCGAAACGATCGCGCGTGTGGAGTCCGGCATGATGCTCAGTGCGTTGCTGCTGCCAGACGCGCCTTTCCTGACAACCGCTTGAGCGCCTTCATAGTGCGGCTCCGGTACCTCCTTACGTGAATCACGGCTCATGAGTGAACCCAAGTTTTCGTCTCTCGATCCTGCGGCGCTGGCGCTGGCCGCATTGCATGGAGACGCTCTCGACGCGGCGCTGGCCCGTCGGTTCACACTGACAGAGGTGCCCATCACGGTGGGCGCAGGCGCCAGCGCACGCACTTTCCAGCTCATCAAGCCCTCCAACGCCGACCACCTCATCAGCGAAGCCGACTACGTGCATGATGAGCGACTGCCTTACTGGGCCGATCTGTGGCCCTCGGCGCGGGCGCTGGCGGGGGCGCTCCTGGAAGAACCCAGCATGGGACGCACGTTGCTCGAGCTGGGGTGTGGACTCGGCCTGGACACCACGGCAGCCATCGCCGCCGGGTTTTCTGTGACCAGCACCGACTACTACGAGGACGCGCTGCACGTGGCGCGCAGCAATGCGCGACGGAACCTCGGCGTGGAGCCGGTCGTGCGCATGGTGAACTGGCGACTGTGGCCTGACGATATCGGCACGTTCGACGTGGTCATTGCCGCCGACGTCCTGTACGAAAAGGAGTACGCCACGCTCGTGGCAGCCTGTCTTGCCCGTGCGCTGCGCGATGACGGCGTGGCATTGGTGGCAGACCCCGGCCGCCTTGCCCTTCCGGCGTTCAAGGAACACCTCCCCCAGGTGGGCCTGTACATCGAGAGCAGTACCACCGTGCCGTTCGAAGAAGGCCCCGTGAAACAGCAGGTGCAGATCATGCGCATTCGGAAGGCTGACGGCGCAGGGTGACCGCTGCGGACCCGGACCGACAATTCCGGTCAGTTTCTGTCGCACGCACACCACATTTTGGGGATCTGCCGCCGTGTTTCCCTGCTGAAAGGCGTGGCATCATCCTTCCAGTAGAGACCGGCATGCCTTTCTCTCCCTCCTCCAAGGCGCCGGTCTCCCTCCTCCGGGCCCCCCTGATCGCCCTGGGCATTCTTGCCCTTGCTGCGCTTGCTCTCGCCCCACTGGCCGCATTGGGCGCACAATCGGTGAGCAACGGGCCCGCGCCCGCCGTGACGGCGGATACGTTGCCGGTACCCGTCGTGGACGGCGAGGTCAGTGACCTGCTACTCAAGGGCAAACAGCTCGAAGTGCGCTATCGCAACACCGGATCGGTGGCCACGATGATCGTGGGTGAACTGCAGGTGCGTGACGCCAACGACGAAGTCGTGCTGGCCGTCCCGTTTGCCGATGCCCGCCGTGTGGAAGCCGGTCGCGCCGAGAAGTTCCGACTGGCCATGCCGCACCTCGCGCCG contains these protein-coding regions:
- a CDS encoding class I SAM-dependent methyltransferase, with protein sequence MSEPKFSSLDPAALALAALHGDALDAALARRFTLTEVPITVGAGASARTFQLIKPSNADHLISEADYVHDERLPYWADLWPSARALAGALLEEPSMGRTLLELGCGLGLDTTAAIAAGFSVTSTDYYEDALHVARSNARRNLGVEPVVRMVNWRLWPDDIGTFDVVIAADVLYEKEYATLVAACLARALRDDGVALVADPGRLALPAFKEHLPQVGLYIESSTTVPFEEGPVKQQVQIMRIRKADGAG
- the glp gene encoding molybdopterin molybdotransferase MoeA: MSGADAVRRGLSYEEALASILDSARARTTSPIDVPLTSALGRALAESVVSPVSLPPWDNAGMDGFAVRRDDVTGASPDAPCVLSVIGTSVAGSDPSTLPRLQPGSAVRIMTGAPIPPGADVVIRVEDTTEHLTPSHDGHVRIVNDRDAQGRGNVRPRGEDVTRDAILFAPGTSIRAAHLGLLASVGKATVRVYRAPRVTVLSSGDELVPVESFDQVLAGQRIVSSSSYALPALLRSAGAEVTMAPLVPDSLDAMTAAMDAAVRDGCDLLVTTGGVSVGAHDYTRDALMALGGEQQFWRARIRPGGPIGTGQVRGVPWIGLPGNPVSTLVTGMLFAWPLLRQLGGHHTTCHVKLPVRMSESLETPASLTYFLRGRLVVAHDGQLEASSTGAQGSNLQQSMAHADALIVVPETIARVESGMMLSALLLPDAPFLTTA